A stretch of Pseudoprevotella muciniphila DNA encodes these proteins:
- the miaB gene encoding tRNA (N6-isopentenyl adenosine(37)-C2)-methylthiotransferase MiaB encodes MKLLFIETYGCQMNVADSEVVASVMKMAGYELCDDIKDADAVFLNTCSVRDKAEQRIIHRLEALHAEQKQGRRLILGVLGCMAERVKERLLEEHYADLVAGPDAYLTLPDLIAQVEAGHKAINIELSNSETYRDIIPERFCGSNLSGFVSIMRGCNNFCHYCIVPYTRGRERSRDIQSILQEVRDLRDKGYKEVTLLGQNVNSYNFVPEDGEAIKFPELLRRVAREVPELRIRFTSSHPKDMSDDTLHVIAEEPNVCRHIHLAVQSGSNTVLKAMNRKYTREWYLERVAAIRRIIPDCGLSTDIFAGYCGETEEDHQQSLSLMRECAYDSSFMFKYSERPGTYAARNLKDDVPEETKIRRLNELIALQNELSAASNRKDVGKIVEVLAEGPSKRSREQLCGRTEQNKMVVFDHKAYRPGDIVRVRITDSSSATLLGEAL; translated from the coding sequence ATGAAACTGTTGTTTATAGAGACATACGGCTGCCAGATGAATGTGGCAGATTCGGAGGTAGTGGCAAGCGTGATGAAGATGGCGGGCTACGAACTGTGTGATGACATCAAGGACGCTGATGCCGTGTTTCTCAACACGTGCTCCGTGCGCGACAAGGCAGAGCAACGCATCATCCACCGTCTTGAGGCGCTTCATGCAGAGCAGAAGCAGGGCAGGCGGCTTATTCTCGGTGTGCTGGGCTGCATGGCAGAGCGTGTGAAGGAGCGTCTGCTTGAGGAACACTATGCCGACCTCGTGGCAGGTCCCGACGCCTACCTCACACTGCCCGACCTCATAGCACAGGTGGAGGCAGGGCACAAGGCTATAAACATCGAACTCTCCAACTCAGAGACCTATCGCGACATCATACCGGAGCGTTTCTGCGGTTCGAATCTGAGCGGTTTTGTGAGTATCATGCGTGGCTGCAACAATTTCTGCCACTATTGCATAGTGCCCTACACCCGCGGCAGAGAGCGTTCGCGCGATATTCAGAGTATATTGCAGGAAGTGCGCGACCTGCGTGACAAAGGCTACAAGGAAGTTACGCTGCTCGGACAGAATGTGAATTCTTACAACTTCGTGCCTGAAGACGGCGAAGCCATCAAGTTCCCTGAACTGTTGCGGCGTGTGGCTCGGGAAGTGCCGGAACTGCGCATCCGTTTCACGTCGAGCCATCCGAAGGACATGAGCGACGATACGCTCCATGTCATAGCCGAAGAGCCCAATGTGTGCAGGCACATCCACCTCGCCGTGCAGAGCGGCAGCAACACGGTGCTGAAAGCCATGAACAGGAAATACACGCGTGAATGGTATCTCGAGCGTGTGGCAGCCATACGGCGCATCATACCCGACTGCGGACTCTCCACCGACATCTTCGCCGGCTACTGCGGCGAAACGGAAGAGGACCATCAGCAGTCGCTCAGCCTGATGCGCGAATGTGCCTACGACTCGTCGTTTATGTTCAAATACAGTGAGCGCCCCGGTACGTATGCTGCCCGAAACCTGAAGGACGACGTGCCGGAAGAGACGAAGATACGCCGGCTTAACGAACTCATCGCCCTGCAGAACGAACTCTCCGCAGCATCGAACAGGAAGGATGTGGGTAAGATAGTGGAAGTGCTTGCAGAAGGTCCGTCAAAACGCAGCAGGGAACAACTCTGCGGGCGCACCGAGCAGAACAAGATGGTGGTGTTCGACCACAAGGCATACCGCCCGGGAGACATCGTGCGCGTGAGAATCACAGACAGCAGTTCGGCTACGCTCCTGGGCGAAGCGCTCTGA
- a CDS encoding leucine-rich repeat domain-containing protein, with protein sequence MKKIITLLMLSALFFVPKRVQAVQWEVSDGTQYRINPNNPSDPNDSVRIPAGTKFVRIMCGLKRDRYSNYEQVVILENEPYVNAWSSDEHVFTMYASLSGTIKDINTYTGYSYGPYDFGDPNLTPLYNRLIIIPNFDNDALRLRLAERIYGYNYLRITYGGSMRTALSCSSRIRISSYGYNREHEYFSTLDAVTLQQRIRYLYKIVLTEDEVLSTKTLNFDPQEYGISSSYVGIRNIRGLEIFQNVEELILANNRHFAMMYYYFTNNDHGTASFYPDFTPFSKLKVLDLSGINGSFDNNSYRDTYVHFRPTEMPTLPSSLEYLYLRNSNVVQTLLLNGTGNPNLKEIDATGSRTLETLEAKGCPELDAVLVTNCSNLRVLNCDSGNLTELDLTGCSLLRELYCNDNMLETLTFDSNTSYSRLERVECQNNNLTSLSYNSTNNIRSLNYLDCSKNIITNLELPYANELKQLYCWNNKIPSLDLSASTKLWRLRMSNNKVKSLDLTNNRKLEEIYANNNLLTTLDCSNLTYLQEAQLSRNKMTNLDMSGCSSVKKLLCNAQGGDNVRLLDTLNLTGCTALTTLECQNNALTSLNLSTCTSLTPSGVKAYMQRAVKDVKVFDRNKVCIELPNGVTPAITDNSTISNADMDNYFGTWTGSGFDKTRNKVIKRGGKTYLVLHDISDDARGGAQTKADVDFYGKQMKYQYALFGDNWDETLGGSLANGKKRDNVTVTTYPYVMYVNPTSADNHSVGEGNAPFYSGTIYLDYDAIVPEGTTVYIAKKIKIRKEEIYSTPSGGHEKVVADQLQLVPLVPGEGATEVVIPAYTPVYVKSATETGLFSFDRNNHGGVAQPLGVAEDGSHLITDNIFKGALTDSAVTKYSVLALGRGRPAGSGDEGYTTQSRIGFWPSSRTVIPAHRVFIPIGELENAGVNSNSPGLLFSFTNDIDENTTTDIRTAVINRNDGWYTINGVRLNGRPTEKGIYIHNGRKEVIR encoded by the coding sequence ATGAAAAAAATCATTACTCTATTAATGCTTTCAGCATTATTCTTTGTGCCGAAACGTGTGCAAGCCGTGCAATGGGAGGTCTCAGACGGCACGCAGTACCGCATCAATCCCAACAACCCAAGTGACCCCAACGACTCCGTCCGTATTCCTGCAGGGACGAAGTTTGTGCGCATTATGTGTGGCCTTAAAAGGGATAGATATTCAAACTATGAGCAAGTAGTAATTTTAGAAAATGAACCTTACGTCAATGCTTGGAGCAGTGATGAACATGTTTTTACTATGTATGCTTCTCTTTCAGGTACTATAAAAGACATTAATACTTATACTGGTTATTCTTATGGTCCTTATGATTTTGGTGACCCGAATTTGACTCCTTTATATAACAGATTAATAATTATACCAAACTTTGATAATGATGCTCTCCGCTTGAGACTTGCAGAGAGGATTTATGGCTATAATTATCTGCGCATCACGTACGGTGGTAGTATGAGAACAGCACTCAGTTGTTCTTCGAGAATAAGAATTTCGAGTTACGGATATAATAGAGAACATGAGTATTTTAGTACGCTGGATGCAGTTACTTTGCAGCAAAGAATCAGGTATTTGTACAAGATTGTTCTTACTGAGGACGAAGTATTGAGCACCAAAACACTCAATTTTGATCCTCAGGAATATGGAATTTCATCAAGTTACGTTGGTATCCGCAATATACGCGGACTTGAAATATTTCAGAATGTAGAAGAACTCATATTAGCAAACAACAGACATTTTGCTATGATGTATTATTATTTTACAAACAACGATCATGGAACTGCTTCTTTTTATCCGGATTTTACCCCTTTTTCCAAACTCAAGGTTTTGGATTTGTCAGGAATCAATGGTTCATTTGATAACAATTCGTATAGAGATACCTATGTTCACTTTAGACCTACAGAAATGCCTACTTTGCCATCATCATTGGAATATTTGTATTTAAGAAATTCCAATGTTGTTCAAACTTTACTGTTGAATGGCACAGGCAACCCGAATTTAAAGGAAATAGATGCCACAGGCAGTCGTACGTTAGAGACTCTTGAAGCGAAAGGCTGTCCGGAGTTGGATGCCGTGCTTGTAACGAACTGTTCGAATTTGAGAGTCTTAAATTGCGATAGTGGCAATCTCACAGAACTTGACCTTACGGGATGTTCGCTTCTTAGAGAACTATATTGTAACGATAATATGTTGGAGACCCTGACATTCGACTCGAATACGAGTTATTCACGTCTAGAACGTGTAGAATGTCAAAATAACAACCTCACGTCGCTTTCGTACAACAGCACCAACAATATCCGGTCTCTCAATTATCTTGATTGCTCAAAAAATATCATTACTAATCTGGAACTGCCTTACGCAAACGAACTTAAGCAACTCTACTGCTGGAACAACAAAATTCCGTCGCTCGACCTTTCCGCAAGCACGAAGCTGTGGCGTCTGCGTATGTCGAACAACAAGGTAAAGTCATTGGATTTGACCAATAACAGGAAGTTAGAGGAAATCTATGCCAACAACAATCTCCTGACCACGCTTGACTGCTCAAACCTGACCTATTTGCAGGAAGCCCAACTCTCGCGCAACAAGATGACAAATCTTGACATGTCGGGATGTTCAAGCGTTAAGAAATTGCTCTGCAACGCGCAAGGTGGCGATAACGTCCGTCTGCTCGACACACTCAATCTCACAGGCTGTACTGCTCTTACAACCCTCGAATGTCAGAACAATGCCTTGACATCCTTGAATTTGAGCACTTGCACAAGCCTTACGCCCAGCGGCGTGAAAGCCTATATGCAGCGTGCCGTAAAGGACGTAAAAGTGTTCGACCGCAACAAAGTCTGCATCGAACTGCCCAATGGTGTAACACCAGCGATAACAGACAATAGCACAATCAGCAATGCCGATATGGACAACTACTTCGGCACATGGACCGGCAGTGGTTTCGACAAGACACGCAATAAAGTCATCAAGCGCGGCGGCAAGACCTATCTGGTACTGCACGACATCAGCGACGATGCCCGCGGCGGCGCACAGACCAAGGCGGATGTGGATTTCTACGGCAAACAAATGAAATACCAATACGCGCTCTTCGGCGATAACTGGGATGAAACACTCGGCGGCAGCCTTGCCAACGGCAAGAAGAGGGACAACGTAACCGTAACGACTTACCCCTACGTGATGTACGTGAACCCGACAAGTGCAGACAATCATTCTGTTGGAGAAGGTAATGCACCTTTCTACTCCGGTACGATCTATTTGGACTATGATGCCATCGTTCCCGAAGGTACGACCGTCTATATTGCCAAGAAAATAAAGATAAGGAAGGAAGAAATCTATAGTACGCCCTCCGGCGGACACGAGAAAGTCGTTGCAGACCAGTTGCAGTTGGTTCCCCTTGTGCCTGGCGAAGGCGCCACGGAAGTAGTCATCCCGGCCTATACTCCCGTATATGTGAAGAGTGCAACAGAAACCGGCCTGTTCTCCTTCGACCGCAACAACCACGGCGGTGTGGCACAACCTCTCGGTGTGGCAGAAGACGGCAGCCATCTGATTACAGACAACATCTTCAAGGGTGCGCTCACCGACTCTGCCGTAACAAAATACAGTGTACTTGCGCTCGGCCGTGGTCGTCCCGCAGGTTCTGGCGATGAAGGCTATACCACACAGTCGCGCATCGGTTTCTGGCCCTCCAGCCGTACGGTAATCCCCGCACACCGTGTGTTCATTCCGATAGGTGAACTTGAAAACGCCGGTGTAAACAGCAACAGCCCGGGTCTGCTCTTCTCGTTCACCAACGACATCGACGAGAACACCACAACCGACATACGCACCGCAGTAATAAACAGGAACGACGGTTGGTACACCATCAATGGTGTCCGTCTGAACGGTCGTCCCACAGAAAAAGGTATTTACATTCATAATGGCAGAAAGGAGGTAATACGATGA
- a CDS encoding Crp/Fnr family transcriptional regulator yields the protein MNIEIIEKLKCSPLFHGCNMDDVAAFLKKSPHQIRHKQADDYIARRGDDCTNLTMVVEGQVCTSTSNQDGKEIIIDTYTGPFILVAGLIFSETTKYPVNAVAQTECTILHVDRATFIGWLHSDKQMMYNFINIISNRCQHLGCLLYNVGLLSLKERVTEYLKVHKKIKNVEALSRFMGVARTSLSRVLSEMKAEGMIERTTEGIVLIER from the coding sequence ATGAATATAGAGATAATCGAAAAACTAAAATGCTCTCCGCTTTTCCATGGTTGCAACATGGACGACGTCGCAGCGTTCCTGAAAAAGTCGCCACACCAGATTCGCCATAAGCAAGCAGACGACTACATCGCCCGCCGAGGCGACGACTGCACAAACCTCACAATGGTTGTTGAAGGTCAAGTTTGCACCAGCACTTCCAATCAGGATGGCAAGGAGATAATTATTGACACCTATACCGGACCGTTTATTCTTGTGGCGGGACTTATTTTTTCAGAAACAACAAAATATCCTGTCAATGCGGTTGCACAGACAGAATGTACCATTCTTCATGTTGACCGTGCTACGTTCATAGGTTGGCTGCACAGCGACAAGCAAATGATGTATAATTTCATTAACATCATATCCAATCGTTGCCAGCACCTTGGCTGTCTTCTCTATAACGTAGGCCTTCTCTCGCTTAAAGAACGGGTAACGGAGTATCTGAAGGTGCATAAAAAGATTAAAAACGTGGAAGCACTGTCCAGGTTTATGGGTGTGGCACGCACTTCGCTTTCACGTGTGTTGTCTGAAATGAAGGCGGAAGGCATGATAGAACGGACGACAGAGGGCATAGTGCTGATTGAAAGATAA